A region from the Alosa alosa isolate M-15738 ecotype Scorff River chromosome 7, AALO_Geno_1.1, whole genome shotgun sequence genome encodes:
- the LOC125298136 gene encoding polyunsaturated fatty acid lipoxygenase ALOX15B-like encodes MTPCHIHCTASLGDLVMVEVHSDVRLFEDQWFCDKISVKAPEGEELMFPCYRWLSSKAGLYLRPASGKLPFQDTHPIAYKQRQRQLDEAHNNFRWRVYAEGLPQTVDADSFCKLPAEVQFSFKKFVDFFSTAATELCALGLKKYVHCTKSWRSLSKLEKMMSESFSSSQTYEYVLNHWKEDKFFGYQLLNGLNPMMIQCCSKLPENFLVTEEMVKDSLNGSNLEHEIEKGNIFLCDYKMLDGLVGNVVHDRQQYHTAPLVLLYCNPQGLMLPIAIQLGQTPGPENPIFLPTDPKHDWLLAKIFVRAAEFSVHESDFHLLRTHLLCEVFTMATLRNLPSIHPLYKLIFPHIRYTLHINILARNQLISENGVLTKEWAESHCPSC; translated from the exons ATGACTCCATGTCATATCCATTGCACTGCTTCACTGGGGGACCTTGTCATGGTGGAAGTGCACTCTGACGTCAGGCTCTTTGAAGACCAGTGGTTCTGTGACAAGATCTCTGTTAAGGCACCAGAGGGTGAAGAACTTATGTTCCCGTGTTACCGCTGGCTTAGCTCCAAGGCAGGGCTGTATTTAAGACCTGCTTCAG GGAAATTGCCATTCCAGGATACTCACCCGATAGCCTATAAACAGAGGCAGAGACAACTGGATGAGGCTCACAACAACTTCAG ATGGCGTGTATACGCTGAAGGTTTGCCTCAGACAGTCGACGCTGATTCATTCTGCAAACTTCCTGCAGAGGTCCAGTTCTCATTCAAAAAATTTGTTGACTTTTTCTCCACTGCAGCCACTGA ATTATGTGCATTGGGGTTAAAGAAGTATGTCCATTGTACCAAATCGTGGAGAAGCTTGAGCAAGTTGGAAAAAATGATGTCAGAATCCTTTTCATCTAGCCAAACCTACG AATACGTCCTGAATCACTGGAAAGAGGATAAATTCTTTGGCTACCAGCTGCTGAATGGTCTTAACCCCATGATGATCCAGTGCTGCTCAAAACTGCCCGAGAACTTCCTCGTCACAGAGGAGATGGTCAAAGACTCTCTGAATGGGAGCAACCTGGAGCATGAGATTGAG AAAGGGAACATCTTCCTGTGTGACTACAAGATGTTGGATGGGCTTGTGGGAAATGTAGTCCATGACAGGCAGCAGTATCACACCGCTCCCCTGGTCCTGCTCTACTGCAACCCTCAGGGTCTGATGCTGCCCATCGCCATACAG TTAGGGCAAACACCTGGACCTGAGAACCCCATCTTCCTGCCCACCGACCCCAAGCATGACTGGCTGCTGGCTAAGATCTTTGTGCGGGCCGCGGAGTTCAGCGTGCACGAGTCCGACTTCCACCTGCTGAGAACTCACCTGCTATGTGAGGTgttcaccatggcaacattaCGGAACTTACCCTCCATACACCCGCTCTATAAG CTCATCTTTCCGCATATCCGGTACACGCTTCACATCAACATCCTGGCCCGGAATCAGCTGATATCTGAAAATGGGGTCCTTACCAAG GAATGGGCGGAAAGTCATTGTCCGAGTTGCTGA